Proteins co-encoded in one Marinomonas sp. IMCC 4694 genomic window:
- the hexR gene encoding transcriptional regulator HexR, with protein sequence MNKHEDIIRKIQERLSTLSKSERKVAEAILADPKTTIHSSIAKLAARAEVSEPTVNRFCRSLIGSGFPDFKVSLAQSLATGTPYVNLNVEPDDAPGAVTAKIFEAAKNNLTRAQDILPESLISRAVDILAQARRIEFYGLGASGPVAKDAHHKFFRLNMPVVAYTDILVQRMAAAGSHPGDAIVIISYTGRTLPLIETARVAREAGATVIGITNPDSPLTEHCSIVLPIEETEDTDIYTPMSSRIVYLTLIDALATGVLLKRGPEFNAYLKKLKQSVQDTRLPKVDKK encoded by the coding sequence ATGAATAAACACGAAGACATTATTCGTAAGATACAAGAACGACTGAGCACATTAAGCAAATCCGAACGAAAAGTAGCGGAAGCCATTCTTGCCGACCCTAAAACAACCATTCACTCCAGTATCGCCAAACTGGCGGCCAGAGCGGAAGTGAGCGAGCCAACAGTGAATCGCTTTTGCCGCAGCCTTATTGGCAGCGGTTTTCCCGATTTCAAAGTGTCGCTTGCACAAAGCCTCGCAACTGGAACGCCCTACGTTAATTTAAACGTAGAACCAGACGACGCACCGGGTGCTGTCACCGCAAAAATTTTTGAAGCGGCAAAAAACAACCTAACCAGAGCGCAAGACATTTTGCCGGAATCGCTCATCAGCCGAGCCGTGGATATATTAGCGCAAGCTCGCCGTATCGAGTTTTATGGTTTAGGCGCGTCAGGTCCTGTCGCCAAAGACGCTCACCATAAATTCTTCCGTTTAAATATGCCGGTTGTGGCTTATACCGACATACTGGTTCAACGCATGGCAGCAGCGGGTTCTCACCCAGGGGATGCGATTGTTATAATTTCATACACTGGGCGTACGTTGCCATTAATAGAGACCGCTCGTGTGGCCCGTGAAGCCGGCGCTACCGTCATCGGCATCACAAACCCAGACTCTCCTCTTACGGAACACTGCTCTATTGTACTGCCTATTGAAGAAACAGAAGATACCGATATTTACACCCCAATGAGTTCGCGAATTGTCTATTTAACGCTCATTGATGCTTTAGCAACCGGCGTTTTGTTAAAACGTGGCCCTGAGTTTAATGCATATCTTAAAAAACTAAAACAAAGTGTACAGGACACTCGACTGCCAAAAGTGGATAAAAAATAA
- the edd gene encoding phosphogluconate dehydratase: MNPIVAKVTNDIVERSRVLRQQYLKDMRKAQEHGPHRGTLSCGNLAHGFAACQPQDKQKLTLMEEANIGIVSSYNDMLSAHQPYENYPDRIRAAIHEMGSVAQFAGGVPAMCDGVTQGQDGMELSLFSRDNIAQGAAIALSHNMFDAAIYLGICDKIVPGLLIAALRFGHLPALFIPAGPMRSGITNAAKAAVRQRFAQGQASREELLEAESASYHSAGTCTFYGTANSNQLLVEIMGLQLPGSSFVNPDDPLRNALTKYASQLSTKITSLGRDYRPLYDIVDERSIVNSIVGLLATGGSTNHTMHIVAYARAAGIIITWDDFAELSKAVPSLTRIYPNGQADINHFHAAGGMAFLVKQLLKGGLLHEDVNTIVGKGLTHYTKEPFLDGDTVVWRDGTDESLDMEVVRPIDNPFSKEGGLMLLKGNLGRSVIKVSAVKEENRIIEAPAVVFHCQNALAEAIASGELKRDCVAVVRFQGPKALGMPELHKLTPYLVNLQDQGYKVALVTDGRMSGASGKVPAAIHLTPEALAGGLIAKIQDGDMVRLDAVKGTLSVLISDEALHSREAAQQDLTDSHQGMGRELFSAQRILVSGAEQGACSLFND; the protein is encoded by the coding sequence ATGAATCCGATTGTTGCCAAGGTAACGAACGACATCGTTGAACGAAGCAGAGTGCTGCGTCAGCAATATTTAAAGGATATGCGTAAAGCGCAAGAGCATGGCCCTCATCGCGGGACCTTGTCGTGTGGTAATTTGGCGCATGGTTTTGCGGCATGCCAGCCTCAAGACAAGCAAAAGCTGACGCTTATGGAAGAAGCTAATATTGGTATCGTTTCGTCTTACAATGATATGTTGTCTGCCCATCAGCCTTATGAAAATTACCCTGATCGCATTCGTGCGGCAATTCATGAAATGGGCTCTGTTGCACAATTTGCCGGCGGTGTGCCTGCTATGTGTGATGGCGTAACCCAAGGCCAAGATGGCATGGAGTTGAGCTTGTTCAGCCGAGATAATATTGCTCAAGGCGCTGCCATTGCTTTGTCTCACAATATGTTTGATGCGGCTATTTATTTGGGTATTTGTGACAAAATTGTTCCAGGGTTGCTTATTGCAGCGCTGCGTTTTGGTCATTTACCGGCGCTATTTATTCCGGCAGGCCCAATGCGCTCTGGTATCACTAATGCCGCAAAAGCCGCTGTTCGTCAGCGTTTTGCACAAGGTCAAGCATCACGCGAGGAACTGCTAGAGGCGGAATCCGCGTCTTATCACAGTGCTGGAACCTGCACGTTTTATGGAACAGCGAATTCGAACCAGTTATTGGTCGAGATAATGGGTCTTCAACTTCCAGGCTCTTCGTTTGTGAACCCTGACGATCCATTGCGTAATGCGCTCACGAAGTACGCCTCTCAATTGTCGACTAAAATCACTTCGTTGGGTCGAGATTACCGACCTTTGTACGACATTGTTGATGAACGAAGCATTGTAAACTCCATTGTAGGTTTGTTGGCAACAGGAGGCTCTACTAACCATACGATGCACATCGTGGCTTATGCTCGTGCGGCTGGCATTATTATCACGTGGGATGATTTTGCTGAGCTATCCAAAGCCGTGCCTTCATTGACGAGAATTTACCCTAACGGTCAGGCGGATATTAATCACTTTCATGCGGCGGGTGGTATGGCGTTTTTGGTCAAGCAGTTGTTGAAGGGCGGCTTATTGCATGAAGACGTCAATACCATCGTAGGTAAAGGCTTGACGCATTATACTAAAGAGCCATTTCTTGACGGTGATACCGTGGTTTGGCGTGATGGAACGGATGAAAGCTTGGATATGGAGGTGGTTCGCCCTATTGATAATCCCTTCAGCAAGGAAGGAGGGTTGATGCTGCTCAAAGGCAACCTTGGTCGCTCGGTGATTAAAGTATCCGCGGTGAAAGAGGAAAATCGCATTATCGAAGCGCCGGCGGTGGTGTTTCACTGTCAAAATGCGTTGGCTGAAGCCATTGCCAGTGGTGAGTTGAAACGCGACTGTGTTGCTGTAGTGCGCTTCCAGGGGCCAAAAGCTTTGGGTATGCCTGAGTTGCATAAATTGACACCGTATTTGGTGAATTTACAGGATCAGGGCTACAAGGTAGCACTGGTCACTGATGGTCGTATGTCTGGTGCGTCAGGTAAGGTGCCTGCGGCGATTCATTTGACACCAGAGGCGTTGGCCGGTGGTTTGATCGCTAAAATCCAAGATGGTGATATGGTTCGACTTGATGCGGTTAAAGGCACTTTGTCGGTGCTTATTTCCGACGAGGCGTTGCACAGTCGCGAAGCGGCACAACAAGATTTAACCGACTCTCATCAAGGCATGGGGCGCGAACTGTTTAGTGCACAACGTATTTTAGTGAGCGGCGCTGAGCAAGGGGCGTGCAGTCTATTTAATGATTAA
- the gap gene encoding type I glyceraldehyde-3-phosphate dehydrogenase: MTIKVAINGYGRIGRNTLRALYESGKRDQIQIVAINDLGDSKTNAHLTKYDTVHGRFNEEVTFDDEALYINQDKIRTFSERNPADLPWAELDVDVVYECTGFFTTKEKASAHIHAGAKKVIISAPGKEVDATVVYGVNQDILTSDMTVISNASCTTNCLAPFAKPLSEKLGIESGLMTTIHAYTNDQRLSDVYHEDLYRARAAAMNMIPSKTGAAAAVGLVIPALVGKFDGLSVRVPTINVSLVDLTFLAPRETTVEEINKIIEDAIKADPILAQVLHVNHEPLVSSDFNHNAFTSNFDATQTRVQGKLVKVMAWYDNEWGFSNRMLDNTIALMSAK, encoded by the coding sequence ATGACGATTAAGGTAGCTATCAACGGTTATGGACGCATTGGACGCAATACACTTAGAGCCCTGTATGAATCAGGCAAGCGTGATCAAATCCAAATTGTAGCCATTAATGATCTTGGCGATTCAAAAACCAATGCCCATTTAACGAAATACGATACTGTTCATGGTCGCTTCAATGAAGAAGTGACGTTTGACGACGAAGCTTTGTATATTAACCAAGATAAAATTCGCACTTTTTCTGAACGTAATCCTGCCGATCTACCTTGGGCTGAACTCGATGTGGATGTTGTTTATGAATGCACCGGCTTCTTTACAACAAAAGAAAAAGCCAGCGCACACATTCACGCTGGTGCGAAAAAAGTCATCATCTCTGCACCAGGTAAAGAAGTCGATGCGACTGTAGTTTATGGCGTAAACCAAGATATCTTAACATCCGATATGACGGTAATTTCTAATGCTTCCTGCACCACGAACTGCTTAGCACCATTTGCTAAACCACTCAGTGAAAAACTGGGCATCGAAAGCGGCTTAATGACCACCATTCACGCTTACACTAATGATCAGCGCCTTTCCGACGTTTATCACGAAGATTTATACCGTGCGCGGGCGGCAGCGATGAACATGATTCCAAGTAAAACGGGGGCCGCCGCTGCGGTTGGCCTTGTCATTCCAGCTCTTGTAGGTAAATTTGACGGTCTTTCTGTTCGTGTCCCTACTATCAACGTTTCGCTAGTAGATTTAACTTTCTTAGCGCCTCGTGAAACGACAGTAGAAGAAATTAACAAAATCATTGAAGACGCTATCAAAGCGGATCCAATTCTCGCACAAGTATTGCACGTCAATCACGAGCCGCTGGTTTCTAGCGACTTCAATCATAATGCCTTTACATCTAACTTTGACGCGACACAAACTCGCGTTCAAGGCAAATTAGTCAAAGTGATGGCCTGGTACGATAACGAATGGGGCTTCTCTAATCGAATGCTCGACAATACAATCGCATTAATGTCAGCGAAATAA
- the pyk gene encoding pyruvate kinase gives MTRRTKIVATLGPASSTPEMIEKLILAGANVFRLNFSHGQPEDHINRAEVVRAMAKKNNRHVAILGDLQGPKIRIARFKNTKVELKDGATFVLDVGFDKNNGDETRVGIDYPQLAKDSQPGNILLLDDGRVVLEVLEVKGQEVITKVIVGGALSNNKGINRQGGGLSAAALTEKDKEDIKTAAALNADYLAVSFPRNAADIHEARGLAEAAGLKAGIVSKVERAEAVADNETLDAIILASDAVMVARGDLGVEIGDAELIGVQKHMIKRCRQLNRPVITATQMMETMITSAMPTRAEVFDVANAVLDGTDAVMLSAETAAGAYPEEVIKTMNRVCLGAEKQPAIKRSKHRIDVQFTGIDETIAMSAMYAANHLEGVKAIISLTESGTTPLLMSRISSGLPIYALSPNQATLNKVNLYRGVTPVAFSSQEFNVDTIVAGLVDHVKSLDLIQDGDLVIVTKGDHLVSYGTTNMMKIVKVGAVEE, from the coding sequence ATGACTCGTAGAACTAAAATTGTTGCCACTTTAGGCCCCGCTTCCAGCACACCAGAAATGATTGAAAAATTAATTTTAGCAGGCGCTAATGTATTTCGACTAAATTTCTCTCATGGTCAACCTGAAGATCACATCAATCGAGCTGAAGTTGTACGCGCTATGGCGAAAAAGAACAATCGCCATGTCGCTATCCTTGGTGATTTGCAAGGGCCTAAAATACGCATCGCACGCTTCAAAAACACCAAAGTAGAACTAAAAGACGGCGCTACTTTTGTATTAGATGTAGGTTTTGATAAAAATAACGGTGACGAAACGAGAGTTGGTATTGACTATCCTCAGCTTGCCAAAGATTCTCAGCCTGGCAACATTCTTTTGCTAGATGATGGTCGCGTTGTACTGGAAGTATTAGAAGTTAAAGGTCAAGAAGTGATCACCAAAGTTATTGTTGGTGGCGCTTTATCAAACAATAAAGGTATCAACCGCCAAGGTGGTGGTTTATCTGCCGCGGCACTGACCGAAAAAGATAAAGAAGACATCAAAACCGCGGCCGCACTGAATGCGGATTATCTCGCCGTATCGTTTCCACGCAATGCCGCGGACATTCATGAAGCACGCGGTCTAGCAGAAGCGGCTGGATTGAAAGCTGGCATCGTTTCTAAAGTAGAACGTGCAGAAGCGGTTGCAGACAACGAAACATTGGATGCCATCATCCTAGCATCCGATGCCGTTATGGTAGCTCGTGGCGACCTAGGCGTAGAAATAGGCGACGCCGAACTGATTGGCGTTCAAAAGCACATGATCAAACGCTGCCGTCAATTGAATCGCCCTGTGATTACGGCAACGCAAATGATGGAAACTATGATCACCAGCGCCATGCCAACCCGCGCTGAAGTGTTCGACGTCGCTAACGCCGTACTAGATGGTACCGATGCCGTCATGCTGTCAGCTGAAACAGCGGCTGGTGCTTATCCAGAAGAAGTCATTAAAACGATGAATCGCGTTTGCCTGGGTGCTGAAAAGCAACCTGCTATCAAACGATCTAAACATCGTATCGACGTTCAATTTACCGGCATAGATGAAACGATTGCCATGTCAGCCATGTATGCTGCTAACCACTTAGAGGGTGTGAAAGCGATCATCAGCTTAACTGAATCTGGTACAACACCATTACTCATGTCCCGCATCAGTTCTGGTCTACCAATTTATGCATTATCACCCAACCAAGCGACGCTCAACAAAGTGAACTTATACCGAGGCGTTACTCCGGTCGCGTTCTCTTCGCAAGAGTTTAACGTCGACACCATAGTTGCTGGCCTTGTTGACCATGTAAAGTCATTAGATCTCATCCAAGATGGTGATCTTGTTATCGTGACGAAAGGCGACCACTTGGTGAGCTATGGCACGACCAACATGATGAAGATTGTGAAAGTCGGTGCTGTTGAGGAGTAA
- a CDS encoding methylglyoxal synthase, which produces MKSKTLHQKTIITPERKNVALVAHDNMKPALIEWAEKHKTKLIKHNLMATGTTGNLMQKQLQVPVQSLISGPLGGDQQLGGLIAEGKIDVLIFFWDPFEPMPHDPDIKALLRVAAVWNIPIACSVSSANFLVSSPLFESEFDRQIPDYEKYLQERL; this is translated from the coding sequence ATGAAGAGCAAAACGTTACATCAAAAAACGATCATCACACCAGAGCGAAAAAACGTCGCTCTGGTCGCCCACGACAATATGAAGCCCGCTCTTATAGAGTGGGCTGAAAAGCACAAAACAAAACTGATAAAACACAATTTGATGGCAACAGGCACCACTGGCAACTTAATGCAAAAACAGCTCCAAGTGCCCGTGCAGTCTCTCATCAGTGGACCGCTTGGTGGCGATCAACAGCTAGGGGGATTAATTGCCGAAGGTAAAATAGACGTACTAATATTCTTTTGGGACCCATTTGAACCCATGCCTCACGACCCTGACATTAAAGCGCTGCTCAGAGTCGCGGCGGTATGGAACATACCTATCGCCTGCAGCGTCTCTTCAGCCAATTTTTTGGTATCATCACCCTTATTCGAAAGTGAATTTGATCGGCAAATTCCAGATTATGAAAAATACCTTCAAGAGCGACTCTAG
- the purE gene encoding 5-(carboxyamino)imidazole ribonucleotide mutase: MQADVALIMGSKSDWTTMEGAAEIMDTLGVSYHVEVVSAHRTPVKLAEFSESAADKGFKVIIGGAGGAAHLPGMVAAHTRLPVLGVPVQSKALNGMDSLLSIAQMPKGVAVGTLAIGSAGAFNAGLLACQILAISNPELAKKIEAFRTHQTETVLANPDPREA, encoded by the coding sequence TTGCAAGCAGATGTAGCCCTAATAATGGGATCAAAAAGTGACTGGACAACCATGGAAGGCGCCGCTGAAATAATGGACACGCTTGGCGTAAGTTACCATGTCGAAGTTGTATCCGCTCACCGAACCCCAGTCAAACTTGCAGAGTTTTCCGAAAGTGCTGCAGACAAAGGTTTTAAGGTCATTATTGGTGGCGCTGGCGGCGCAGCTCACTTACCAGGCATGGTTGCTGCTCATACTCGCTTGCCTGTGCTAGGTGTGCCCGTACAAAGCAAAGCACTAAACGGTATGGACAGTTTATTATCTATCGCTCAAATGCCGAAAGGCGTTGCGGTCGGAACACTCGCTATTGGAAGTGCTGGGGCGTTCAATGCGGGCTTATTAGCTTGTCAAATTCTAGCCATTTCCAATCCAGAACTTGCCAAAAAAATTGAAGCGTTCAGAACTCATCAGACAGAAACTGTCTTAGCTAATCCTGACCCTAGAGAGGCTTAA
- the purK gene encoding 5-(carboxyamino)imidazole ribonucleotide synthase encodes MSVLWVLGAGQLGAMLKQAATPLGVDVRPVDIESTDTLALGPTDIVTAEREEWPDTVATKQLATHSNFVNLATFPQLADRLTQKQWLDRLELATAPWFSVEADSTAAKAHEILGERVLMKRRRGGYDGKGQYWLKQSESIEIPEEWKGQAIAEQAINFDEEVSLVGVRGKNGETHFYPLTLNLHINGILYASISPLERLKPLQSKAEAMLSKLMDALDYVGVMAMECFRIGDDLLINELAPRVHNSGHWTQAGASVCQFENHVRAVTGMPLAPANVKNQSMMINLIGIDVDYQWLNIKGLELYWYKKDVRPGRKVGHLNFCCDDLSVLQSALSTLNLPDPYPEAFTWLSKNLPQK; translated from the coding sequence ATGTCCGTTTTATGGGTATTAGGTGCAGGGCAACTGGGCGCCATGTTAAAGCAAGCTGCAACGCCACTTGGTGTTGATGTTCGTCCAGTCGATATAGAGTCAACGGATACATTAGCATTAGGACCAACTGACATTGTGACAGCAGAAAGAGAAGAATGGCCTGATACTGTCGCCACCAAACAACTTGCTACGCACAGTAACTTTGTTAACTTAGCAACCTTTCCACAACTTGCAGATCGTCTCACACAGAAACAATGGCTAGATCGCCTTGAGCTAGCCACAGCGCCATGGTTTTCTGTTGAAGCAGACTCGACTGCTGCAAAAGCTCATGAGATATTAGGTGAGCGTGTTTTGATGAAACGTCGTCGGGGTGGTTACGATGGCAAAGGTCAATATTGGCTGAAACAATCTGAAAGCATTGAAATACCTGAAGAATGGAAAGGCCAAGCGATTGCAGAACAAGCCATTAATTTTGATGAAGAGGTTTCATTAGTCGGTGTTCGAGGAAAAAATGGTGAAACACACTTTTACCCTTTAACGCTCAATCTCCATATTAATGGCATTTTATACGCATCCATCTCTCCCTTAGAGCGCCTAAAACCTTTGCAAAGCAAAGCAGAAGCAATGCTTAGCAAGCTTATGGACGCTTTAGACTACGTTGGTGTGATGGCAATGGAGTGTTTCCGCATAGGTGATGATCTACTCATTAATGAGCTGGCTCCAAGGGTCCACAATAGTGGCCATTGGACGCAAGCAGGTGCAAGTGTATGCCAGTTTGAAAACCATGTCAGAGCCGTTACAGGGATGCCACTTGCTCCTGCAAACGTAAAAAATCAAAGCATGATGATCAACTTAATCGGTATTGATGTCGATTATCAATGGCTGAATATCAAAGGTTTAGAACTTTACTGGTACAAAAAAGACGTTCGACCTGGGCGAAAAGTAGGACACTTGAATTTTTGTTGCGATGATTTATCTGTATTACAGAGCGCTTTATCAACACTCAATTTACCAGATCCTTATCCAGAAGCCTTTACTTGGTTATCTAAAAACTTACCTCAGAAGTAA
- a CDS encoding helix-turn-helix domain-containing protein, whose translation MTSYNQLTYGVRCQIYALKKTGMSQNKIARQRRVNQSTISRELLRNSGQRGYRYKQAHDMAIARRLNAPKASSILLKKRFERIGAQNRYLDGLLVKRNFR comes from the coding sequence ATGACATCCTATAATCAACTGACCTATGGCGTAAGATGCCAGATTTACGCCTTAAAGAAAACAGGTATGAGTCAAAATAAGATAGCTCGACAACGGCGAGTCAACCAATCGACCATTAGCCGGGAGCTATTGCGTAACTCAGGACAACGAGGATATCGTTATAAACAAGCCCATGACATGGCGATAGCGCGTCGCTTAAATGCCCCCAAAGCCTCAAGCATCTTATTGAAGAAAAGATTCGAGAGGATTGGAGCCCAGAACAGATATCTGGATGGCTTACTTGTGAAAAGAAACTTCAGGTGA